The Apium graveolens cultivar Ventura chromosome 3, ASM990537v1, whole genome shotgun sequence sequence CACCTGGAGTGCAGTACCCACTAACACACTCTAACTCACTAAAAAATCAATCTACACACCACAACTGTTCAATAATTCCACAGATTAACACGATAACACTCAAAATTCTTCACTTGACAGTTTTCCTAACCTTTCTTAACAAATTGTTCTCAACTACTCAACTACTTCACACAACCAGGCAACCAGCAATGTTCCCAATCACACCAGACCACTATTGACACACAGCAACACTACAACTTCAATCTCAATAATAAACTTGAGTACATTTACTTCTAGATACTAAATCAATTCACATTCACTTTGCTAAGGCAATTACTCAAGCAACTGCTATATACTTCAAAATTGTAGATCACTCCACAATTCTAACAGTAGTTCAGTTCTCCTTCACTCGGGAGAAATATCAAACACCTTCAGTGCACTACTTAATTTTGCACAAAAATCACAGCAATACTTGCACAACAACAGCACACAATCACAACACTACCTTAGTACACCAATACACCATAGATCACACAACAATTCACCTTATCAACTTTCAACCTCAGCAATAACAGTAGAAGTGTTTCTAATCCAGGTGCAAAGTCAAATCACAGTCAAATTACAGTCACCTCTCTTAGACAATTACTCAAACACCTTCAGTGATATGCTTCAGATTATACCTCAACTCAATATCTGAACCAGAAAACTCAACTACACTCAtatttttgtgatttttcaaTAAGGAATGAACAAAACTAGTAACAACTATTATAAACGAGATAGTAACTACCGAATCTCACTTCAAATCAACGGATCTCCTCATCACAACTACTGATCTGCAAGGAATTGAAGAGAAACAGAGTACCTGAACTGATTGAGCCATAACTTGAAAATTACAGCTGCAATTACTACACTTCTACAACCGCTTGACTCGTTTTTTACTAGCACGACAAGGATGAAGCAGTGGTTGGATCAAAAtatgagctctgataccaaattgtCAGGAATTGGTGGTTCCTGAACTAGTTTTGTAACTGTTTTTGGTATTTTCTAGTTATATGAGAGAGATGCTAGATATAGCAAAGAAACATAGAGAAACAGCAGATTAGAGGCAGAAATAGAGAGATAGAGTCAGAAAATGCAGAGAGAGAGACAGAACCAGATAAAAACTTGAAGAAGATGGATTTCTAGAGAGAGAAACCCTAGAGAGAGAAGAGATAATCTTGTGGAACAAGTTCCATTTTCATATATTCAAATTGCATAATCCCAAAATACAAACAAGTCCTGCTATATATCGGTTACCAACCAACTAAATCAGTAAATGACACATATACCCTCACTATTCCTACTATCCCAGGTACTACTATAGACTACTACTAAAGCTGATTCCTAATACTGATCAGGAATGAAAATACTATCTTTTCTTTCTATAAGACTATAACAGATAAGAAAAGTTCTATGCATTATGGATACATCAAATAGGTCAGAAATGTTGTAATTACACATGCTAAAGTTAAATTGTGGGCACGTGACAACAGGAATATGATGACAGAAAATGATGCTGCACCAAATAAATTTGCTGCAGGCACTACTGACCGAAACCGAATTTATTCTATTCCGCCAAATAGCAACCGGTAAAAATATAATACACTGGCCAAGGAATAGACATGGTCTAACATAATATTTGAACTTAGCAAACGAATTCTCGCAAGACTCTGCAAGAAAATATACCACAGAACTTTTTAGGATCTGTTTCAGCCAACTGAATGTATTCATTATCATCACAAGATTATGATCTTTGATAGCCGACTTTCCGGACTTCCCATTTAATGAATCGTGGCATCATGCTAGCTTTGTTTGATGTCTTACATCAAGGGACCATGCTAAGATTTTGTTAAAATAGGAGTTACTAGGAGTTAAAAGACTCGCAAAAGCTATTCTATTACTCGGAATGTTAAAGACCTAAGATTTTGTGCAATGTCTTGCCAAAGTTTAATTTGAAGGTGACATATTTCTGATGGCTAAAGTCATAAATTTAAGACAGTAACATCTACTAGAATCAACATAATTTTAGTTCTAGACTGGAAAAAAAAATTACACCCTGAACTCAAGCAAGACCAAGTAGCAAACCACCACCCTTGGGCGGCAGAAGATCAGTCCACAGAAAATGAACACCTTGTGACTGTTTACTAAACTTCATGCAGatctctttgtagatataaaTCAGAAGAGTATTAAAAAACCAGATGCAAAATTTAAGTACTAGCCTAAAATTAAAACTAGCCAGATGCATCACATACCAGTTGTTTCGTCGAATAGCACTTGCCAATCTGTAGGAAGTGGTGAAGAAGATGGTGGTTCTGAATTCAGAGAAGCCTCAACAGGTCTTTCCCATTGACTTTTACCAGACTTCTGATTATAATAATAAAGTGAACCACTTGCAGGGTCACATGCCTCAATCTACATAAGTAGACAAAATTGCAATCTTAGTAAAAACAGAATAATGAATGATTTGCAGAAATCATATTTAAGAGCTAATCATAACCGCAACTGCCGGGGAAGTCAACGCAACAACAAAAGAAACCTAACAAATTACCAAGTTAACTTAGTTCGCAGTGCAAACATATTGATCTAACTATAAAGCTGTAAGAAAACCTCCCTAAAAATACAAACCAAAATCCGAGTCTGGAATCCCACCCTAGTAGTCCAAATGTTTTACTCTGCTCCTCGAACCTTGATATGTATAAAGCCTCTGATTTCCTCCAGCTCACATGTTCTTGTCTTTGCGTGAAACAATCTAAAATTATTAGGTTCTACTTCTATGAATCTATTTAGGCAGTAAACATGCTAAAAAAATTAGTTTACATTCTCCAAATTGAGGTCTTGTACTAAATTTAGAGCCACTTGGAAAAATAAACTTAACAGAAATTAATATTTATACCAatctaatttattttgtttacATAAGATTTAGTTTTCATTAACGTATTACAAAATATTAGCCTATGAAAATGTACAATCCCACTTCAATATTCATGTTCCACTTCAATATTCATGTTCCAAAATTGTATCTCAATCTTCTCAAAAAGTTCATTTTTTGATGTAGAGGAAAAGATTATTATTTTTCTATTTCCAGCAATGCCATTAGATTAGGTAAATAATGAGGTTGAATTTTAGAATCTCACGCTCGAACAGGATTTTAATATATTCCAATAAAGTTCTAAAAGCACAACAATGTTAAATCTATTTTAAACTATTAAAAGAAGAATTATATCAAAAAAAAAACATCGCAGTTTAGAGTTATTACTAGGAATAATATATACCCATTCTGGTGGCAGATTTTTCGGCGTCAGATTTTGAGGAGTTTGAGGCGGAGTCTGATACAGAAAGTAGCCAGCGGGTAGATCAGTGAACAATCAAGCATACATGGATAAATACAAATATCACATGATAAACGGAGATAAGAACAAGGTACATATAGTTCAACAGTTCTGGCCTTTGCAAATGCCTAGGTTAAACCCTATATCTTAGTGTAGCGGAGAGAAAGATAGTAAATAGTGACAGGAAAGTTGGTAAACAAATGACTAAATGAGTGTCCAACATGCACTAGAAGAATGAGCAGAATTCACCTTGGCTTCTTCATCTTTTAAGATTCCCCTTGCCCTCAACTTCAGCTTAAGGTACTCTGGCAACTTGCTCTCCCTCTTTTCAGATCTCACATCCTGCTCCAAAATTTTCACGCCTGCTACATGACCATGCACttcaaacaaaagtcaattttcagAAGACATATTATGATAACAGAAAGAGAGCTTTGCTCTCATTCTCAGCCACGCTTACTTGGGGAAACAATATTAGGCACTGAAGCACCCAAGTAAGCACCTCCACCTGGTACGCCATATCCATTTCCAATTTCCGAGTTACCTGATATAAAAGCCAAGAGTTTTGGTATCTTAGTTATTAATTTTTGTCCAACCCCATTCTTAAAGACAAAAGGTTACTAGATTGTTTTATTAGTCATGATACATAATGGTCCACCTAAACAGGGATACTAACGAGGAAACGGACCATAAACAACAATTAAGATACAAGATGCAAATACTATATCAACAAAAATCCAAGTTTCGACTATAAATTCATAAACATGCATTATCTCCAATAGAACATTGCTACAGTTAATACAGGATAACTGCATAACTTTTAAATTCTTTGTCTACTCAAATATATTTTCTGGTGGCCTGGTCTACAATAAATACTTTCAAAAGTCAGATTCACtactattttttttataatttattcatGCAGATATTGTAGGTCAACAAATTTGATGTAAAATTTCTGTTGTAGAGGAAAGGAAATAAAAAAGGGAACCAAAAACAAAGTCAAAGCGACCATTTAGAGGTATAAAGTAATTTAACCTGGACGCCTTAACCATAGAAAGGCCTAACTTCCTCATAGAAGTGATCAATTAGACCAAAAATGACAAACAAGACAATGCTTATTTCCTTAACAAGAGTTCGTGAGTGGTGTGCAATTGGACATTTGAATCATGTGTgtatcttatttaattattatctGTTCCGAGATATAAATAATAATCAGGAATGCAACTCTTGAACTTGGATACACATTAATTATCAAATCTAATGGTAAGTCCATGTGAAgtatttcaaaaataataatgGCAGCGTAATGGAGAATATAGAGGAGAAATACCTTGCTCAGCAATGCTAGTCCTGCCACGTTTGGAGGCCATATCAGCACGATGCTTTGTGGTCATTTTCAAAAGATGTTCCTTTTATGTTTAAGGAAAGTTTGATCCATCAGAGTGATGCATAATATGTTGTGACTGGTGGTCTAAAAATGTTAACATTCAAAGGTCAAGAAGAACAAATCAGATAAATACCTTTATGGCATTTTGATCATGACGTTTAGCGATAATGTCACCATGGTCCTCAGGAGGTTCGGTTGCCCCTCTCCACTCTCTAAATTAGAGTAATCAGATGTCATGTTGCGATATGACACTTAATTTAAAAGCTATATAAACATATTAATAAAGAGAGCAGAAGACACCTTTGACCATGTATCACTTTTTGGACAGCAGTTTCCTAAAATAGATTCAGAGATACTCTTAATACTCCAATAAATTAATTCCCCGCAATATATGTACAAACAAATTACTCATATGAACCAACATATATTTACATATCTACATATCTACGTGGTTCCTCTACAGACTTACTTGCTCACGTAGCACAGCATCCCGTACAGCATTTTCAATATCATCTGAAGGCACCTCCAAGCGACTGTCTGAAAAAAGGTTTGCCCCTTTAGTCCGAAGATGAGAAAATACTTAACCAGTTTAATTAGGAATAGAGTAGTCAATCATTCTTATATTAGCTATTGGTAGGTTCTTCTGTCAAAAGTGAACCCACAGCTAGGGAGCATCTTACCTGTCTCGTACAGTTTTGGTGGTTCCTCCTCCAATGTGTTTTGAGCAGATTGTAATGCATTTTGTTCCAAATCTTTGTTCTGGTTTCCATCCAAAACATTTGCTGATTGTGGCTGAGAAACATTAGATGTCAGAG is a genomic window containing:
- the LOC141712874 gene encoding uncharacterized protein LOC141712874 isoform X4, with protein sequence MSTCTTHASPLTSNVSQPQSANVLDGNQNKDLEQNALQSAQNTLEEEPPKLYETDSRLEVPSDDIENAVRDAVLREQETAVQKVIHGQREWRGATEPPEDHGDIIAKRHDQNAIKEHLLKMTTKHRADMASKRGRTSIAEQGNSEIGNGYGVPGGGAYLGASVPNIVSPMHGHVAGVKILEQDVRSEKRESKLPEYLKLKLRARGILKDEEAKTPPQTPQNLTPKNLPPEWIEACDPASGSLYYYNQKSGKSQWERPVEASLNSEPPSSSPLPTDWQVLFDETTGKNYYYNTKTFVTQWEQPGFSHHVPFVNHDTEVSGKEANENHGDQPSAFKKCLGCGGWGVGLVQTRGYCNHCTRLLNLPQVQSINVQKEQQTFHTESTTADSGNTFSRNRPNLKPPMGKSTKKDSRKRAHTEEDELDPMDPSSYSDAPRGGWVVGLKGVQPRAADTTATGPLFQQRPYPSPGAVLRKNAEVASQNKKPNSKFAPISKRGDGSDGLGEAD